The proteins below are encoded in one region of Sphingobium yanoikuyae:
- a CDS encoding 3-hydroxyacyl-CoA dehydrogenase NAD-binding domain-containing protein, translating into MSEVGKYSVEDGGIGVIEIDNPPVNALGIKTRLALDAGFRNFAEDDSVKAIVLICGGRTFFAGADISEFGQPPQEPGLHAVFDIIENGTKPVVAAIHGTALGGGYELALICHYRIAVPSAKVGLPEVNLGLLPGAGGTQRLPRIVGVETALDIMTGGAPVPAKKALELGMIDAVAEEGKLREDAIAFARTVVDKPLQRVRDRQDKVVPSRGKPEIYEAYLKKNARAFRGFKAPYNIVRAIEAAAEIEDFDKGIEREKELFDELVTSTESAAQRYYFFAERETAKVPDVPKDTATIPIKTVGVIGAGTMGGGITMNFLNVGIPVTLVEMTQEALDRGVGVIRKNYENTAKKGRMTAEQVEQRMALITPRLGLEALGEVDLVIEAVYEEMGVKKDVFGKLDKIAKQGAILASNTSFLDLDEIAAATSRPDWVIGLHFFSPANVMRLLEVVRGAKTSKEVIATAMALAKKIGKVPVLSGVCFGFIANRIMSQRGKQADELVLEGPTPEEIDKAVYDYGFAMGPFQMIDLVGLDVIGRDETERSVRGDLVKMDRLGQKKNGGYYDYDENRKATPSPVAAAAITDFASFKGVANKGKLSDEDIVARLLYPVVNEGAKVLEEGIAIRASDVDIAAILGYNWPVYTGGPMFWGDTVGLQKVVDGLRAMGIEPSRLLVEKAAKGESFTR; encoded by the coding sequence ATGAGCGAAGTCGGAAAATACAGCGTCGAGGACGGCGGCATCGGGGTGATCGAAATCGACAACCCCCCGGTCAATGCTCTGGGCATCAAGACGCGCCTGGCGCTCGATGCCGGCTTCCGCAATTTTGCGGAGGACGATAGCGTCAAGGCGATCGTCCTGATCTGCGGTGGCCGCACCTTCTTCGCCGGCGCCGATATTTCCGAATTCGGCCAGCCACCGCAGGAGCCCGGCCTGCACGCGGTATTCGACATCATCGAAAACGGTACCAAGCCGGTGGTTGCCGCGATCCATGGCACGGCGCTGGGCGGCGGTTACGAACTGGCGCTCATCTGCCATTATCGCATCGCCGTGCCGTCCGCGAAGGTCGGCCTGCCCGAAGTCAATCTGGGCCTGCTGCCCGGCGCCGGAGGCACGCAGCGTCTGCCGCGTATCGTCGGCGTCGAAACCGCCCTCGACATCATGACCGGCGGCGCACCGGTTCCCGCGAAAAAGGCGCTGGAACTGGGCATGATCGACGCCGTGGCTGAAGAGGGCAAACTGCGGGAGGACGCCATTGCCTTTGCTCGCACCGTCGTCGACAAGCCGCTCCAGCGCGTGCGCGACCGCCAGGACAAGGTGGTGCCATCGCGCGGCAAGCCTGAAATCTACGAAGCCTATCTCAAGAAGAATGCCCGTGCCTTCCGCGGCTTCAAGGCGCCCTATAATATCGTCCGCGCCATTGAAGCGGCCGCCGAGATCGAGGATTTCGACAAGGGTATCGAACGGGAAAAGGAACTGTTCGACGAATTGGTGACCAGCACCGAGTCCGCGGCGCAACGCTATTATTTCTTTGCCGAGCGTGAGACGGCCAAGGTCCCCGACGTGCCCAAGGACACCGCGACGATCCCCATCAAGACCGTGGGCGTCATCGGCGCAGGCACGATGGGTGGCGGGATCACCATGAACTTCCTCAATGTCGGCATTCCCGTCACTCTCGTGGAAATGACGCAGGAGGCGCTGGACCGCGGTGTCGGCGTAATTCGCAAGAATTATGAAAATACGGCCAAGAAAGGCCGCATGACTGCCGAGCAGGTAGAGCAGCGCATGGCGCTCATCACGCCCAGGCTGGGGCTGGAAGCGCTGGGCGAGGTCGATCTTGTCATCGAGGCGGTTTATGAGGAGATGGGCGTCAAGAAGGACGTCTTCGGCAAGCTTGACAAGATCGCCAAGCAGGGGGCGATCCTGGCGTCCAACACCTCCTTCCTCGATCTGGACGAGATTGCGGCGGCGACCAGCAGGCCTGACTGGGTGATCGGCCTCCACTTCTTTTCGCCTGCCAACGTCATGCGCCTGCTTGAAGTGGTGCGCGGGGCGAAGACGTCGAAGGAAGTGATCGCGACGGCCATGGCGCTCGCCAAGAAGATAGGCAAGGTGCCTGTCCTTTCCGGCGTCTGCTTTGGCTTCATCGCCAACCGCATCATGTCTCAGCGCGGGAAGCAGGCCGACGAACTCGTCCTCGAAGGGCCGACGCCGGAGGAAATCGACAAGGCCGTCTATGACTATGGTTTCGCCATGGGGCCGTTCCAGATGATCGATCTTGTCGGCCTTGATGTCATCGGCCGCGACGAGACCGAGCGCAGCGTTCGCGGCGACCTGGTCAAGATGGATCGCCTCGGCCAGAAGAAGAATGGCGGCTATTACGACTATGATGAAAACCGCAAGGCGACCCCGTCGCCGGTTGCGGCCGCCGCGATCACGGATTTCGCCAGCTTCAAGGGCGTTGCGAACAAAGGCAAGCTGTCGGACGAGGATATCGTTGCCCGTTTGCTCTACCCGGTCGTCAACGAAGGCGCCAAGGTGCTGGAAGAAGGCATCGCCATCCGTGCCTCGGACGTCGATATCGCTGCGATCCTGGGCTATAACTGGCCCGTCTATACCGGTGGCCCGATGTTCTGGGGCGATACTGTCGGCCTTCAAAAGGTCGTGGACGGCTTGCGGGCCATGGGCATCGAGCCGTCCAGACTGCTGGTAGAAAAGGCTGCAAAGGGCGAAAGCTTCACCCGCTGA
- a CDS encoding spinster family MFS transporter, with translation MEPVDKALGTDATHGWWTLPRRHYVLFILCLVGVVNFVDRQILAILLEPIKKDLGVSDTAMGLLSGIAFSAFYVIAGIPIARMVDKGSRRNVLVGCLTMWSLATVLCGFVQNFVQLAVARIGVASGEAGGGPATQSLLADLYPISQRATVIGIWLASQAIGIAFGLFFGGWLNTAFDWRIAFIVVGVPGLLLAIGIHLTVKDPPRGMADGGVGKQVETPPLKEAFLIALRSPSLRLLLIIAMCCSFAGYSILGWGPTFYIRVHGMTTMQVGGLMGLAVAGGLFIGNVGAGRIADRVAKGDFAVYMQVAGWGTILAAPFGLLFLLAADPMLSLVGLFFSKLFMTFWMPPTYAVAVGMSPVRNRGMITALLTLSTTVVGIGMGPVFVGVMNDLLEPSFGKEAIRYSLVFVLGGLVACGLLCFVGTKLVRREIAARPVTAQ, from the coding sequence ATGGAGCCCGTAGACAAGGCGCTTGGCACGGACGCGACACATGGCTGGTGGACGCTGCCACGACGCCATTATGTGCTGTTCATCCTGTGCCTGGTCGGGGTCGTGAATTTCGTCGACCGCCAGATTCTCGCGATCCTCCTGGAACCGATCAAGAAAGACCTGGGCGTCAGTGACACGGCGATGGGGTTGCTGTCGGGGATCGCCTTTTCCGCCTTTTACGTGATTGCCGGCATCCCGATCGCGCGGATGGTCGACAAGGGATCGCGGCGTAACGTGCTGGTCGGCTGCCTGACAATGTGGAGCCTTGCTACGGTGCTGTGCGGATTCGTCCAGAATTTCGTTCAGTTGGCCGTCGCGCGCATCGGCGTCGCATCCGGCGAAGCCGGCGGCGGTCCCGCAACCCAGTCGTTGCTCGCCGACCTGTATCCCATATCGCAACGCGCCACGGTGATCGGCATCTGGCTGGCGTCGCAGGCGATCGGCATCGCATTCGGCCTGTTCTTCGGCGGATGGCTCAATACTGCCTTCGACTGGCGGATCGCGTTCATCGTGGTCGGGGTGCCCGGTCTGCTGCTGGCGATCGGCATCCACCTGACCGTCAAGGATCCGCCGCGCGGCATGGCGGATGGGGGCGTCGGCAAGCAGGTGGAAACGCCGCCGCTGAAGGAGGCCTTTCTCATCGCGCTGCGTTCACCCTCGCTGCGCCTGCTGCTCATCATCGCCATGTGCTGTTCCTTCGCGGGCTACTCGATCCTGGGGTGGGGACCGACCTTTTATATTCGCGTCCATGGGATGACGACGATGCAGGTGGGAGGATTGATGGGGCTGGCGGTGGCCGGCGGGCTGTTTATCGGCAATGTCGGCGCGGGGCGGATCGCGGATCGGGTCGCGAAGGGCGATTTCGCGGTCTATATGCAGGTTGCCGGATGGGGCACGATACTGGCCGCGCCTTTCGGCCTGCTTTTCCTGCTGGCAGCCGACCCCATGCTCTCGCTGGTGGGCCTGTTCTTTTCCAAGCTGTTCATGACCTTCTGGATGCCGCCAACCTATGCTGTGGCCGTAGGCATGTCGCCGGTCCGCAACCGTGGCATGATTACCGCTTTGCTGACGCTGAGCACGACGGTTGTGGGCATCGGCATGGGTCCGGTGTTCGTGGGCGTCATGAACGACCTGCTGGAGCCGAGCTTTGGCAAGGAGGCGATCCGCTATTCTCTGGTCTTCGTGCTGGGCGGGCTGGTCGCGTGCGGCCTGCTTTGCTTCGTTGGTACCAAGCTGGTGCGGCGGGAAATCGCGGCACGGCCGGTGACGGCTCAATAA
- a CDS encoding amidohydrolase family protein has product MKPFIFSADSHVREPNSLFLDNLPASLKEHAVHTVKEGDALVTKTAHKTIFKLRLAKNPDFGGATRLGIHDLGGRLVDMEKDGIDAEIAFPSLGLWLYAIDDEDAELAQCEIYNDWNNEYFSGHLDRFVRCGVLPVRNLAYAQQELRRIATLGFTAVMLPSIPMAGIPKYNDEAWDPLFKLAGDLGIVFVLHTGTGAETVVNERGPGAAVINYSMQMNDGINAIMYMVSGGLLDRNPKAQVAVIECGASWLAAIAERMDEVYVAHDIFVRPKLSMMPSEIIKRQVTCSFQHDRACIMSRSVTGTRALMWASDYPHAEGTFPHSRSVIDGLFAGIDISEQDKIDILGGNAARLFKFKHDTLNPDPQLILA; this is encoded by the coding sequence ATGAAGCCATTCATTTTCAGCGCCGACAGCCATGTGCGCGAACCAAACAGCCTGTTTCTCGACAATCTGCCGGCATCGCTGAAAGAGCACGCGGTGCACACCGTGAAGGAGGGCGACGCGCTGGTCACGAAGACCGCGCACAAGACCATCTTCAAACTGCGCCTGGCAAAGAATCCGGATTTTGGTGGCGCGACCCGGTTGGGCATCCATGATCTGGGCGGGCGGCTGGTCGACATGGAAAAGGACGGCATCGACGCCGAGATCGCGTTCCCCAGCCTTGGCCTGTGGCTGTACGCAATCGACGACGAGGATGCCGAACTGGCGCAGTGCGAAATCTACAATGATTGGAACAACGAGTATTTTTCCGGTCATCTCGATCGCTTCGTGCGCTGCGGCGTGCTGCCGGTGCGAAACCTCGCCTATGCACAGCAGGAACTTCGCCGCATCGCGACGCTAGGCTTCACCGCCGTCATGCTGCCTTCCATCCCGATGGCCGGTATCCCCAAATATAATGACGAAGCATGGGATCCGTTGTTCAAGCTGGCAGGCGACCTGGGCATCGTGTTCGTGCTGCATACCGGAACTGGAGCCGAGACCGTCGTCAACGAGCGTGGCCCGGGCGCGGCCGTCATCAATTACAGTATGCAGATGAACGATGGCATCAACGCGATCATGTACATGGTGTCCGGGGGACTGCTCGACCGTAATCCCAAGGCCCAGGTCGCCGTCATCGAATGTGGCGCCAGCTGGCTGGCCGCGATTGCAGAGCGCATGGACGAGGTCTATGTCGCGCACGACATCTTCGTCCGTCCCAAGCTGTCGATGATGCCATCGGAGATCATTAAGCGGCAAGTGACCTGCTCGTTCCAGCACGACCGCGCGTGCATCATGTCACGATCGGTGACGGGCACGCGTGCGCTGATGTGGGCGTCGGACTATCCCCATGCGGAAGGCACCTTCCCCCATTCACGGAGCGTGATCGACGGACTGTTCGCGGGCATCGATATCAGCGAACAGGACAAGATCGACATATTGGGCGGCAACGCCGCGCGGCTGTTCAAGTTCAAGCATGATACGCTCAATCCCGACCCGCAACTCATCCTCGCCTGA